The region TGGCGGCGCGATTAGGAATGCGGGCGGAGCAGGTGGTGCGGGCGGCGAGAGGATCAGCTGGAGCTGCGACGGCCAGAGGAGGAGCCAGCCTCATGGTCGTGCTTCCCCTTGATCCAATCCCAGCCCATGGCGCTAGCGGGGAGGTGGGTGAGTGGGGGTGCGGCGGCGCTGCCTAGGGTTCGCTCTTGTCGGGGCTCAAGGAGGCAGGTCGTCTAGGAAGGGGAAGCTGTGGACTGGCCGGTCCACGGCTTCCAATTTAAGAAGGACGACGATCGCAGGATTGTGGCTGACAGCCAGGGCCCGCCGCCCGTGCGCATTTAGTTTGGGCGGTGGAGTTAGGGTTGCCGCCACGCATCCCCGAGGCGGACGACCCGCAAGCGCGTGCCCGTCTGTTCGGCGTCTGTATGGACGCAAACCGAGAGCATGTTTGCGTCAGAAATTTGGTGGGCCGGACGCCAAACGGACAAAATTTAAGGATGCGGACGTGCGTTGAGCCGTGTCATCTGTCTGTTTTTGTTCAAACGGACGCGGGCAGACATGATGAAGTCGCGCGTTGGAGTTGACCTTAGGCTGTTCGGTGGCACTGGAACCAACTGGAATATTTGTTCCTACTTACTTACAGTGATGTGGACTTTTTTGAGCATTAGGACAGACACAAGCgcttatatacacgcgcatacactcacccctatgaacgcacacaggcACACCCTATCTTTATAAGcaaagccggcatatcatcttgagatttacgaagtcatcataggcgcctcgtcgtcgacgggaacgtctcctcccactgaaagtgtatcgccgaaaatcctgaaataaattcaagaATAATGCGAGCATCCGGATTTAAACCCAGGTGGGTTGAAATACCATTGTCCACCTAACTATCTCAATCCCAGGTTGGTTCGCCACAGTGTGGTGGACTTGACAAGCACAAGTTGCATCTCTAACGAATCATATGCTGCGCAAGCCGATCGAGTCTGACCCTGACACGGCCAAAGGCCAAAGGCCAAAGCCCGTGGCCCTCCGCCGCCCCGAGGCGCTTCGCGTCGCGACCACCACGGCTAGCGGCGGCACATGGGTGGGGCTGGGGCACGACGGCAGCCTCCCGCAACGGCGACGGCTTAACCACGCACGCTCGCTCGATTCGTCGACCATGTGCCAGGCGCCGGGGCACGGCGTTCGGTGGCACCTGAGCAGGCGCCGCGTCATATTCGGATCGAATCTTGTGGGCTCCCGCGTATCGCGGAGTGTGCGGTCTGCCGGTGCGGGCGACGGCGACCGTTTTACCGGCAACGACGACGCGACGAGGCGAGGAGAGAGCGCCTTCTTCACCGTCCTCCGGCAGCACGTTTGGCCGCCACCCGGCAGGCAGCCACCCGTGGCTCGGCCATCGTGAGCACTCTGCTCTTGCGTTTCGTGGACATTTAGCCGGATATATCTTGGCTGGACTGGGTTGGAAAATCAGCCACATCTAGCAGTGGGAAGTGTCACTGCAAGCTAGCATCAGTGGACGAGTTCGTACGTGGCCTGGATGATGACGGAAAGCTACAACTCCGGCAAGGATATACCATATACGTACGTATCTATCGCACAGCATAAACAGTGCGGAGGATCAGAGGAAGATAGACTGCCCGCCCCGCCCTGCTGCAGACAGCGCCGGGTCACATGGACGAGCACACAGCGCCTCGTCACCGGCCTCACCGGATAGCAAACTACGTACTACAAAAATGGTTGCTTCCTCGTCCCATTTTCTCAGCACTGTGTCAGCGTGTCGTGGTACAGTTTAGCTTTAGCTCGCAGCACTCCTTACATATGTAATTGAACAGTCAGCTTGACATGGAAATGCCTTTGCCCCGGCGGTGGCCCCAGCTGTGTGGCGGCACGGCGGTGCCTTGCTTTCCACATTGGATTTGGATATACCCAATTCAGAAAGCTGGCAAAGGCTTTTGGGCcgcttgtttttttgtttttttttgttttttttttgtttttttgcttccaGACCAGCTTCTGTGTTTGCAGCAGCAGTAGCTAAAAACAGCACAAGTGTGGAGTGTGGAATCGCTCACTACTTCTGTACTTCAGCTCTATCTCACTGTATATCTTTCGACTTACTGACTCAAAAGGAAGCATCAGGTGAATCCAAACACAACGAGCATACACCCGGCCCTTTGCATACGCACCATTATATATTTTTTGTATCCTTCCCTATTTGTGCATGAAATTACTCCTATTTTGCAACTGCAAACCCTACACCCTAGCCCGAGTGAACCGTCCGCTCGTCTCATCCCTACTCAACACACGTAACAGTCTTAGACTGCAACAACAAAAAAGAAATGGATTCAAACCCCctcttttttttgcgggaatgGATTCCAACTTCATAGAGATTTTGCACATAGTTGACTCTCGGGCAGTTTCTCATGATCTGCATACGAAAAGAACCCACCTTTACTGCGGCTGTGGCTCATTTCTTCATCCTATAGCAGTTTCTGAGAACTTTTCTACGGCCTTTTGAATGAACCTAGCTAGCAAAATTGTTAGTGCGTGAAAGCTTTAGAAAACAACGCAAAATCCATAAACACGGAGAATAAATACAATTTGCATTGCAATACTTTTATtcgaatactccctctgtttcataaTGCAGTGCTTATAGATTCTTTTTTAAGTTAAATTGtgcaaactttgatcaagtttataagaaaaactatttatatctacaatacgaaatatataaaatatgaaactacatctTATGATGAATATGAAGATATATGTTTGACATTCTAAATGTAGGCATTTTTCTCtacaaacttgatcaaagtttgtgAGGTTTGATATTTCAAAAAAagtgttttaaatagcgggctatgcaAAATAGTGGCAAACCTCTAAATCAGCTATAGCCAGCTATTAGTGGACTATTGTACATGAGTACCATTTAGTGGCTCCCTGCACAAAAAGCTATAGCAGCTATTTGAAACTATGAAAAAAATGTATATACACTACATTATGGAAGGGAGGGATTATGATTATTTGCATCCCGTGAAAAGAACTGCAAATAACTTTATGCGAAACAAACATGTAGTTCATAGCAATTTATTTCTTACCTCCTTTATCTTGAAATTGTAGTACTATCTTTTTACAACATTTTACAAGGGTTATaagcgaacgattttttttcttctaGTTGTCCTCCCATCCCAAATCAAATGCATTTCCGTCCCAAAAAGGAGTAGTATTCTTTTTGTGGCGGTCATTTTAGTACCGCTCGGTGTGTACAAAATGCGGTTCAATGCAAAGTATAAGCAGGACATACATCTAGGGGTTCAAGCATTTGCAGAGCGACTCATGGTACATGTTATACACACGCACAAAATAAAAATAGACATCGGAGTACCTAACAAATGAACCAAAAGGACAATGATAAATGCTACCTGGCACAGCATTACTTAGCACATGTTCTTGGTTTAGATGCTAATCTTTTGCACATGCGATAAACCAAACATAGGAAGAAATTTCCATCATCACAAAGATAATAAACGTGAAGCCGAGGAATAATGTCACATCGGCCAACTGGACGAACCCAACACCTACCACCCGCCCTATAAAAACTCCACGCCGCTCTCGCCTCGAAAAGCAGAGCATTCTCACGCCCAACTCCATCTGTCCGCGCCTATCATCCCACCATAAGCAGAGCATCCTCGGCCGGCGAGAACGATGGCCAAATGCGGCAAGGTCCAGAGCATCGTCCGCCTCCAGCAGACGCTGCGGCGGTGGCGgtcccgggccgcggcggcgccggTGCCGTCGGGGCACGTGGCGGTGTGCGTGGGGGGCGAGTCGCGGCGGTTCTTGGTGCGCGCGGCGCACCTCAACCACCCCGTGTTCCGGGAGCTGCTCCGGCAGTCGGAGGAGGAGTACGGCTTCCCGTCCACCCCTGGCCCCGTCGCGCTCCCCTGCTGCGACGAAGACCGCTTCCTGGACGTCCTCCGCCGCGTGTCCTCCGAGGAccgcttcctccgccgcggccgctCGTTCTGCTGCCGCGTGCCGGTCGTCACCAGCCGCGACGTCGCGGCGCGGCCGTTGCTGCAGGGGATGGCGGTGGAGAAGCTCGTGTGGTGATCAATATATGGAAGCTGTGCGCCTAGGCCATTCAATATGCTCCGTATGCATGCAAGCTAGCACCGGCGGTTTAGTTCCGCCGGCGGCAACTGTTCCGTTGGACGCCGACAAGGTTTAAGCATCTCGTGCGCCTGCCAGAGCCGAGAAGACGAACTGACCGAGCAACCGTGAATGACGCGCACGGCAAGCGATGACACGTCGGCCGATTGAAGGGCGTGCTCCCGTGCCCGGCGTAATGGCGGGGCGCCCCAACCGTAGATCGCCGAGGGCGCCGCTCGTGCTCAGCTGAGGTTGGCCGGGGGCCGTGCGGCTAGCAACTAGTACTAGCTCTGTAATTCTTGACCTTGGCTGAAGGTAGAAGATTTGTTcttttttactccctccgtctagaaatacttgtcggagaaatggatgaatctagacatattttaattctagatacattcaATTTTATCTATTTATGCGactagtatttccggacggagggagtacttactagtactagtatatTCGCACGTGCAACGCACCTGTAATCTTCTTAAGCCTCCCATCTTGCATCAAGATGCCATTTGTCCTTCGAAGAACACATCTTTAATAGTATATTTGTGTCGTAGTGGTTATATGCGGACATATGTGCAACCTTCAATTATCTCCAACATTTGCCAAATTGATGAAGTATTAAGAAATTAATTAATATCACTACATTTGATCCATGAATGTTATTTAATAGCAGGTGATACCTAATACCACATGCCTATACTTAATCCTGATCTTGACAAACTCATCATATGAAACCACAAAAGAAAACCCATTCAATCAATTACACAAAACACATACTTATGAAGTATTTAATAGCAACAAAATAAAGAGTAGGACATTTTGGAGACCGGCctccatggagccctttatttagaaaaataaaaaaatcataaatttcagttttaaaaaaatcagaaaaaagatACACATGTATGCAAGGATGTAAAGGGCATGTGTGAAAAAAttcaggatgaaataccttgaattGCGAGCTGCAAAAAAAATCCATGAACTTTGAAGATGAACAATACATATGCTAAAAGccccagatttgtcttttttgtgtagctcacattTTAATGTTTTTCCATCTGAAAAATTCCACACATGTACATTATGTATCTAGGTATATGTGTATTTATTTAtagaattttttgaaattgaaaagttcaaattttgaagttttcaaataaaggcctccatggagctcggtctccgTTTGGTATTTTCGCAAAATAAAACTGTAAACTAACTTTGCATAAGCCATGACTTAAGTACGCGCAAATTCCAATGAAATCAATCTTCCGACCCACTATTGTGTGCACAATGGATTATACACAAAAGTGGAAGAAATACTGTCGACTTAATCTTTTAGTAACTCTAGTATGATTGGAGAAGCATGAAGATGTTTTACTGATCTTGATGCCTAGTAGAAAGAAAAAAGTAGAGCACATAGACTTACCAATGGCTAGTtgtcacgatgtttctttttcagaTTACCATAAGTTACATACGATAAATATGCCATCTCTGAATTTATTGTACTGACATCGCTGACTATTTTCTAAAAAGGATAAGACCCGAGCAATGAGCTATCAATTTTCCTTCACCAATATGATGGACCTCTCAAATGGGGCTTGTTGCAACCAGCAAAGATCCTACATCTTGTCACCTCAGGTTCAGAATATTAGCTTCAGCATAGCAACCACTCCAAGATTTGCATTACTACTATCTATGCTATTTTTGTGCCCTTTCATATAAGTAACAACATCTATAAGATCATCAATATGCACCTTTATAGTAAGGAAAAATGAAATAATAAGCATCTACATGATAACAGGAAGTTCAGTTTTATACCAGACTGCTTGTGAATGTACTTGATTAATCACATTGACTTGGTTTTTTCATATGGACAATACTATGCGGTTCCCTTCATCTTGATGAGAACAAATGCATAGGTAGACGTCTACACATTTGAAATTGCTAATTAGCTGAAAACGCGAGTTTGGTCAGATTCCGATAAACACAACGGAATAGAAAAGGACATCAGATCAATATGACACCTGGTGGCTGGTGCGTGGCAATGGCATGTAACTGGCCAAACTTAACGCAATGATAGATCCAATGGCCATGGTCGTCGCTTGAGCCTGGGTTGGATTCGGTCGGGTGGATGCACCCTGTGGAAGCTGAGAACCCGGGGGGCAGCATCATCCGGCACCTGCTCGATGTCGACCACGAAAGGGCACCAAGCATGACAGATAGAGTGAGAGCCGAACAGGAAGACCACCGCCGACTCTATTGCTCGCCATTCTCCCCGCCAAGAAGGAGATCAAATGATCCGGTTGGAGGATGTCGAGGCTGCGAAGCTAGTGAGGCAGTTGTCCGTGGAGCCGCCCGGATGGACGGTGAATAACATCGAGGAACATGAGGCGTCCCCGATAACCCGCTAGGCGGTGTAGGAGGCGGCTTCCAGACGGCTGGCCGTAGGAGGATGTGCCGTCCCTGGCAGCCAAGCCAGGTGGTGTAGGAGGAGGC is a window of Triticum dicoccoides isolate Atlit2015 ecotype Zavitan chromosome 2B, WEW_v2.0, whole genome shotgun sequence DNA encoding:
- the LOC119368509 gene encoding auxin-responsive protein SAUR23-like, giving the protein MAKCGKVQSIVRLQQTLRRWRSRAAAAPVPSGHVAVCVGGESRRFLVRAAHLNHPVFRELLRQSEEEYGFPSTPGPVALPCCDEDRFLDVLRRVSSEDRFLRRGRSFCCRVPVVTSRDVAARPLLQGMAVEKLVW